The Corythoichthys intestinalis isolate RoL2023-P3 chromosome 19, ASM3026506v1, whole genome shotgun sequence nucleotide sequence TGTGAGTGTTCAGCAGGGAGTCACAAACAAGCAGCTTGAAGTGAGCGCATTTTGGAGAACATTTCATTTTCTCCAAGATAAAATAGTCTCTCATTTCTTGACACAGTGGCAACAGGAATAAAAATAAGACTCTTAACATACACTGCGTTTCTACTGTCTTGTCTTTCATGCATGTTGACTTGTGGGCTTTCCAGTAAGGCACACGTGGGCGATTCCTTAGGGGTGAAGCGCCGCCTGTCACTCATccaggaatatatatatattaaaaaaacaacaaccccgTCAACATTCATCTTCATCTGGTGAGCGCGGGGGCAAACTGTGTGGAAACATACAAGGCATAGATGTGTGGTGGTGTAGAAAAACGatgagaagaaaagacattccttaaTTGTGGGGTGATGTGTCGAGTATCCGCTTTTATCTGATGCAGATGTTTTGGACCTCGTGGGGTAAATTGATAGTAGATGAGCACAATTCCATCTATTGCGTTCTGGATTTACGGATGCGTTTAGTTATTCATGAGCTTTTGCATCATGCATTTGATACAGTCTATTTTTTCCTGGACTCCATTTTAAGTGTGTTCTCATCAGAATTTAGTAGTTTATGACCTTGGTgaagatgtcaatcgtttgtgctgataTCGATTATGAGATAGTTACAATTTTTTATTGATCAATCCAGACCCCCATTTTGAGCTAAACCTAtggtcaaacattttttttttcaactgacAGAAGAGAGTCTACATTTTCATTTGGCATGTTCGGTGCTTGATTCTGTGAAACATTCTAAAACCGCGGGCAATGAatgagcatagacttcataatgatattgacggatcAGATTCGGCCTTCACTGCGccaagttattcgcagtcggtcggagcgacacatgcagcgatccaacgccggatttaggttgaaaaagtacgaaagctgtagcgCATTCAAACAGCAAGGATTGTCTCAGCAGTGATTTGTTTGacgatattatatttttcgttttttcacaagaattttcaacgtaaaaatctctgtttacatatggcggccgccgctTTGACTAACAGAttggcatcgtacttcgacatatttatgtataaTATATGTTGACTGCacaattttttgcttttaagcaagaatcgagactgttttacatccatatcagggattcagggatttgagcatttattcacaagtattttcaccagaaaagctttgtttacatatggcggctgccacattgactacagactagcattgtacttcgacatatatatccgtaaaataaatgctaactgcaaggttttttttctgcttttaaccaagaatcaacactgttttacgtccatatctatagggaattgagagatttaagcatttatttgcaaaaattttcaccggaaaagctctgtttacatatggcggccgctatatTGACGAACAGACTAGCAAAGTAACTCGAATgatttaatgtaaaataaatgataactgcatgtttttttttgcttttaaataagaatcgagactgttttccgtccatacgtgtaaagaattcagaattttcatcggaaaagctctgtttacatcaggcagccgctagctacattcactaacagattagcattgtactttgaattatttacataaaataaatgctaactgcatgattcttttttaaaattttttattttaaacaagaatggagactgttttacgtccatatctataaagaattcggggatttaagcatttattcagaagaactttcaccggaaaagttctgtttacatatggcggccgctatattgactaacagactagcaatgTACTTTGAATTATTTGTGtttaataaatgctaactgcattttttttttttttgcttttaaccaagaatcgagattgttttgcttccatatctgtaaagacttcaaggatttaagcatttatttgcaagaattttcatcggaaaagctctgtttacatcaggtggccgctagctacattcacttacagactagcattgtactttgacatatttacgtataataaatgttaactgcacaattttttgcttttaaccaagaatcgagactcttttacgtccatatcagggattcaggtatttaagcatttataagcAAGTATTtttaccagaaaagctctgtttacatatggcggttgCCACATTGACTACagattagcattgtactttgacataaatacgtaaaataaatgctaactgcacttttttttggctttgaaccaagaatcgagactgttttgctttcagatctataaagaattcagggatttaagcatttattcacaagaattttcaccggaaaagctctgtttacatatggcagccgccacattgactaacagactaggatcgtacttcgacatattttcgtaaaataaatgcaggatgcatgttttttttgttgttgttgcttttaaccatgaaccgagactgttttgcatccatatctataaagaattcagggatttaagcatttattcacaagaattttcaacaaaaaaagctctttgtctgtgattccgctcggtcagctttgacggccacgccaaccatgcaggccccctattaatcggcaccgcgccccgtcaatatcattatgaagtctatggaattAATCGGTTGGGGATTTTCTTTTTGGACAGTTTCTAACTAAACTCCCATGAGAACACATCGACGAGGGTCATGTTGAACGTGGAACTCATTTGGTGTTTTCAACCACCGCAACCTCCATTCTGTCTGCAAAATCCGGACTTAGCCCGTTGAGGAAAAGACTTCCGTTCCGGGTCAGGGTGCCCGGCGTGAGCGACAGAGTCAAGTTGGCGTAAACCTCACGGTCCTCTCCCAGGTTGGCCGACAGTGTCCGTTTACCCGGTGTCATTTCCTGACTGGCCGAGGTGCCGATGCCCAGCTCCGACGACAGTTTGCGTTTGATGGACGCGGCACGCTGGAAGCGGTCGTAGATGTCCACGCTCAGACGCCGGCGGGTCTCTTTGAATTCGGCGGACACGTTGGCCGTCCATTCGGCGGCGTGAGCTCGGAACTCGCCCACCTACGACAGTGAATTGAATAGTTAACTcagcggctgccattgacggcgatagttgAATGAAATAGTATTTTGGAGCCAAATTATTGACATTTTAGGGCAATGGTTCTTAATCTGGGTTCTATGGAACCATTGGGGTTCGGTAAAAAAATCTAAGGGGTTCAATGAAGGGCCCTCTTTTAGACCAGTTATTGGAGTGGTTTGCCCCAATTCACCTGTTAGTCTTCAATCTAATGGAAGAAGAAActtgtttgctcagtggaaggttgactttcACTTAGTATGGGAAGCAAAACAAACCTACAGACAGCATGGTTTATATtagcataaaaaacatttccgTCACATTTTATAGacgagtttcctgagcgaaatatggggggatgctgtgggatgagttcctgaCGTCGTACCCGCATCTAATTCCAGCTAATCAGcaatgtctttaaaccgatcctaggcaggtTGCAGATATTGACTCGCTGCCATTCGACAGTTTGTATTCTCAACCCCTTCGTTGCTtgccttggttttttttttttttttaacgtggcgagacgtccaacacatgtgcacatcggttaaaagtggtGACTGCTTACTACTtacttaagtattttcttaaggcatctttgatATGTTTTTGCTGTATgaatttaaactagggctgtcaaatgattcaaatttttaatcgagttaattacagcttaaaatgaattaatcgtaattaatcgcaattcaaaccatctatgaaatatgccatatttttctgtaaattattgttggaatggaaagataagacacaagacggatatatacattcaacatacggtacataagtactgtatttatttctctttctaaagcgatccatggatagaaagacttgtagttcttaaaagataaatgttagtacaagttatagaaattttatattaaaactagggctgtcaaaattatcgtgttaacgggcggtaattaattttttttagttaatcacgttaaaatatttgacgcaattaacgcacatgtcccgctcagacagtattcggcCTTTTGTTAAGTttcacagcaaggctttttgtgctgtctaacagcgaactcttgtggtcgctttgcgacatggtttattgttttcttgccagttcaatatggctgcacgacgtctcgggctgacgcctacgttgtaatgttgtgcttatatgatccttggacaagatttgtccgtaagtatggttgttgtaaagaatgtacatattatgttagaaagcgaaatgttatattttttgtatgagacgctttttgtttatgtttagtgaacctgtatagcgtgctaagccaacgttgttgctaatgcaatgcttgtgtactttttggtagttttacgacggccaaaagaggccattttattaatagatcagatgaaaaaggaagaagtctgattattaaggcatcgttcacttgctgtctagctttggaaaaagtagacgattcggagtgaggacagcgtagacagatttaaatgacagtagagtgaaatgccccctacagtccttatgtaccctatgttgaatgtatatatccatcttgtgtcttatctttccattccaacaatttattttacagaatatatatatatataatttacagaaaaatatggcatattttatagatggtttgaattgcgattaattgcgattaattacgattaattaatttttaagctgtaattaactcgattaaaaattttaatcgtttgacagccctaattaaaacccctcttaatgttttcgttttattaaaatttgtaaaattttcaatcaaaaaataaactaatagctcaccattgttgatgtcaatcagttggacccaagcgccagcagagggcgccaaacaccaaaaaacaagtaacaagcggacattacactctgatgtcatttaatctgtttgagcggggcatgtgcgttaattgcgtcaaatattttaacgtgattaatttaaaaaattaattaccgcccgttaacgcgataattttgacagccctaatttaaacaaaacaagctgaaagcgcacggtagtactttgggtgccaaattcgcctcttgtaacaCGTTTCGCTGGTgtggcacattttggcagaacaccggttttgtcctacttTGGTCTCGtcgcatcccgtctttcctgttcattttgcttttgctgttcgttttgtgaaatatcgacagttctGTTCTGCTCTTTAATattcctctcaggttcaaattgaaagggctgaacagatgacatgtttatgtcgctacttATACTCTTAACATTTATATTATTCACCGGGGAGTCCGTACACAGAGGTTGCTTATAAATCCACACACGTCACGTTGATAACCCCACCTAGACTACCCTCTACGTGTTTGACACGCTCGTTCGCATCGATCTCGGCGCTCCGAGGGCTCTCTGCggcctgtttatttatttacaaggcTCTAAAGTGTGCTTGCTTAAACTTTGAGTCCATTTAGAACGGAACGTatgtctcacacacacacatacacagcgGCATCACATGCTCCGATGCGTGCTTCTACCGCCTCGTTCTCACTTTGGCCGCCCGTGCGTCGGTCTCGCCAAGCTGGGAATTCTCGCCGAAGCTCTCAGCGTGCGCCGAAGCCACTAATTGGGAAAACAAGCGATTCCCCAAAGGTTTCTACAGTAGAGAGCGTGAATTGACACAAGAAATCTTTAATGGATTAGACAGCTACGGCTGCGCTGGCGCTATATGGTTGGGGTGTAAATAATTGATGATGCTGCTGCAAGCAATAATGAATCGGATTGTTTCTGTACAGTAGGGCCGCCACGAACGTTTGTTTGGGGAGTCGGGTGATTGTTTTTGCGAGGAGTCGACTATTCGGATCGTATTTGTGTCACGTTGTCACGTTATTTGTTATAATGTTAATTGGGTTTAAGATTTTAGCAGGAAATGTGGAGTTTCACTTGGATTTATTAGATCATCGAGATCTACAGAaaccatttaaaataaataattgtaatttatttttaaaaaaatattttattattattgatacAAAGAGGACAACAAAAGtcctttttaaattaaagaaaatatttgaaatgatataaattaaaacaaataaaaagggATGTAAACAGaatatttaaagtttttttcagttttgtttaaaatttaaaaaataaatctataaaaagtataaaataaaatatttgcagttgtttctttttttaaattaacttagtaatgtcaattaaaatgaatgtgctttacttaaaacatttttaaagataAACTCTGTAGCAATATAAATACAATAGAAACAAAACACAtttatctttgttttttttttccatgagaAAAGTAAActatttttctatttaaaacacttaaaaaattttaaatcccattaattttttcctctttttgatttttttctaaattaaaaaaaaaaaaaaaatgaaaacaaataaaaagagGTATAAAGAGaattatttataattaaaaaaataaataaaatgacaaatgcaaaatgaataaaaatatttacagtttgtcttttttaaattaacatatTAATGTCAAggaatgtgttttatttaaaacacgtttcaagataaaatatgtacaaatatccattttcaaataaaaaataaaattgatatttttttgctttttaaaaaaaattaattaaagtgAACTAAATTactggtaatttaaaaaaattaacaaactaaaaaaataaaataaattaaaaaatgtctattaaaaaatcacatttatctttttggTTTTTTTAGAGAAGTAAacgttttaaaatttaaaacacctaaaataatttaaaaagtcccctttattttttctctttttcattttttttttaaaattaaaaacatttatagaaattataaaaattaaaacaaataaaaagggtataaagagaatatttacagtttttattttgttttattaaaaataaaaaaaaattaattggatgacaaatatatatctatatatattttaatttaatatagTAATGTCAATTAGAATGAATGTATTTTACTTAAAACACTTCTaaaggtaaaataaaaaaaatatacattcagTTAAAATCTTTTtgcttttagtattttttttaacttaacacactaaaataaaaaaaatacataaatattcaaattttttttctctttttgctCGATTTAAATTctaaaaattgaattttaaattaaatacttttttacaaaaaaaaaaaaaaaaaatcaattaaaacaaCACttagtaacttttcagttttggttgattttagcgatgccagtggacaaaagcggtagtgttttgccttaaggaagatggCATTTCCTGTTAGGACCAGCGCGCACCCTCATGGTGTCCtaaaatcatgatggtcgcctgcagatggattaaacaaaatttctgtttccagtaGCTGTGTGACGAttgaaaagtaattagttaatgAATCtaattgtggctaaacaatagcatatgacggttagcaaccgtgtggcttagtgtggctaacccccccacccttaaagttaattagtgccggtgaaagttaTACAGACTCCCTTAAGATAtaaaaaaggtgtcattcaactagttgtcagttgacatatcatcacaaatgttataaaaaatatttcataaaggttgaaaagttacctagttttgctttaaataaatacaaatatggcatttttgtaCCTCCTCCTTGGTTTTCTTGGAGATGACGCGAAACCAGTCGCCGATCATGCTGAGCACAGCAGCAAAGTACGCCAGACCCACCAGAATCCAGAACCACACTACCGGCTTGTAGTACTTGAGGTACTCCGGACTTTCGGAACCGCCTGCAAGAAATCCAGTAAATTTTTATATGTAAAATCTGCATAACTCAGGAAATGAGAGGAGACAGACTGATTGCAGATAATGAAAGTAGTGCATTGTTCCTTCAATAAAAGCTGTCTGGACGTGACTGACTCACGGACGTGACATAAGCGGGAGATTTTAACGTATTCCGACCCGCGGAACAGGCGGCCGAGTTGACTTTGCGACCGACGGTGTTGGCACAGACGTTAATCCATAATCATTAGGCCCATCAGGGAGAACACATGCATGCAGTCCCACCGTTTAAATGTTGGTCGTCCCCCACACAAATTAACGTGCCATCTGTCTCTTTTGGCTTTTGTGTTTgtaaaactcaaacaaaaaaaaaaaagaaagaaaaaaaaatgaagttcaGGTGattttcaaacacattttaactCACCtgattcaaattttaaaaaatatatatatcagttGAAACTATTAGGCAAAGAAGAAGTTTTATATTtaatggtagctttgcatgtgtTCCAAAATCAACCATCTGTTGTTATCCAATTCACATAAAtcatacataaaaaaattcaggaaGGTAAGgggcaggggttaatttgtgccggaccctgccggaacaagatccggcacctcttgattttggcctccctgtgctccgggacttatttggcagatcctctcgtgtatagaaaatgaTAATAGTGTAAAAACGTTTTATTGTAATAGCCACGAAGGGGGAGAAAGACAGGAGTCATTGatagctttctccactttattgtggcaacactaAAATAACTATAACCGCCACATTCAACCgctaacttttgcttctcgtCTGTCTGcccctcgcttcctactacctcacagctctccagtcccagcgtctcttaaagggaccgtgcatagttacggacataacggtttaaaatgaaataataccgtattggcccgaatatgagacgcccctgattataagacgaccccctctttttcagggtTTTTGTCACATGTACTTTGCATTCCGACAACtagtgatttacaaattaagcactggtaaggggcataaaaattgtatacagaatttgcccaaaaacctacagctCCTCCAAAAttcgccaaaaattttcccattcatttttaatgggatgccattgacggctatgtacgtctttccattaatttctaatggccaaaatttccccttcattttcaatggcagaatgtttgtgtgttttgaccaaaaacttactattacagcccattgacattcaatttTGAGAAACAACATTAAGACCAGAATGACTCCTATTgagttatttttctttcatttcttaTTTGTACTTTACGGAATGCTTCCCTCCTGGAGTGAAAAGTGCATTTGGCATCCATTTGAGAAATGTGCATTTTTCTGAGCCGGCtgaaaaatgttgaaaatgGGTGCCCCGGAGGACCTTTTTCAAATTGGACTTTGGCTTTGAAACTAATGCTCACATTATGTATCCTGAAAATAAAATGAGTCTAGCACCTGAGGTACACATCTGCCAACATTGCTGCATTTACAAATGATGAACCAGGAAGCAGTTTTTTAGTCTAAAACGGCAAGAacggcatcacctttttccccgGCGACGAAATCTCCAAATCCGATGGTGGTGAGAGTGATGACCACAAAGTAGATGGACTCCAGCGTGCTCCAACCCTCGATGTGTTTGAAGATGACAGCTGGCAAAGCCACGAAGATCAGGCAGCCAAACAGGATGAAGAGCAACGTGGAGATCACGCGGATCTTGGTTTGGCTCACTTTCcatttctggggaaaaaaacctttaTAATGTAAGAACATAGCATGAATAAACAAAGGTTGCTGGCAGGTGCTGACCCACCAGGGTGGCATGAGGGGGGGCAACTGCCACCCTAAAAGATAGGCTTGCCATCCTAGTTGCCGACCCAATTGGCACCGATGAAAACTTAAATTTGACATTTACTGCCATCAATTATGTAAGAAGTGGTGTCAGGGAGGCtcttca carries:
- the LOC130908082 gene encoding potassium channel subfamily K member 2-like, which encodes MAAPDLLDPKSAAHNCKPRLSFSAKPVVLTCAEEDECEGARATVMRWKTVSAIFFLVVIYLVIGATVFRALEQPHESSQKLAILAEKLDFLAVHACVNSSELEDLVKQVVSAVRAGVNPSGNSSNQMSLWDLSSSFFFAGTVITTIGFGNISPHTEGGRIFCIIYALMGIPLFGFLLAGVGDQLGTIFGKGIAKVEKMIVKWKVSQTKIRVISTLLFILFGCLIFVALPAVIFKHIEGWSTLESIYFVVITLTTIGFGDFVAGEKGGSESPEYLKYYKPVVWFWILVGLAYFAAVLSMIGDWFRVISKKTKEEVGEFRAHAAEWTANVSAEFKETRRRLSVDIYDRFQRAASIKRKLSSELGIGTSASQEMTPGKRTLSANLGEDREVYANLTLSLTPGTLTRNGSLFLNGLSPDFADRMEVAVVENTK